From a region of the Lactuca sativa cultivar Salinas chromosome 4, Lsat_Salinas_v11, whole genome shotgun sequence genome:
- the LOC111906866 gene encoding 60S ribosomal protein L28-2, with protein MATVPGQLIWEIVKKNNSFLVKEFGNGNQSVQFSKEPNNLYNLNSYKHSGLANKKTVTIQPAGKDQSVLLATTKTKKQGKPASLLNKSIMKKEFYRMAKAVSNQVGDNYYRPDLKKAALARLSAVSRSLKVSKSGVKKKNRQAYKVGGRK; from the exons ATGGCGACAGTACCAGGGCAGCTGATATGGGAGATCGTAAAGAAGAACAACTCTTTTCTCGTGAAGGAGTTCGGCAATGGAAATCAAAGCGTTCAGTTTAGCAAAGAGCCTAATAATCTCTACAATCTCAACTCATACAAACACTCTG GACTAGCCAACAAGAAGACAGTCACTATCCAGCCAGCTGGTAAAGATCAATCTGTGTTGCTTGCAACGACTAAAACCAAGAAACAGGGAAAACCTGCAAGTTTGCTTAACAAATCCATTATGAAAAAGGAGTTCTACCGCATGGCAAAGGCAGTTTCAAACCAG GTGGGAGATAACTATTACAGGCCAGATTTGAAGAAGGCTGCACTTGCTAGGTTGAGTGCTGTGAGCAGGAGTCTTAAGGTCTCAAAATCTGGTGTGAAGAAGAAGAACAGACAGGCTTACAAGGTTGGTGGTAGGAAATGA
- the LOC111906865 gene encoding uncharacterized protein LOC111906865 — protein sequence MLLPVVGLEMNSAMDDISMIQQRHHLVVRELGGEIDLEIGPGDDDPSFSHTPLITVPPQESSADDHEENKNMAIVSHLQSEDQELLKSLPAKRKKKVVKRWREEWADTYKWAYVDVKEGTTRIFCSICREYGRKHRRNPYGNEGSRNMQMSALEEHNNSLLHKEALRLQMASKDKIIADKPIYVKALMSKSAGSIVEAALKRDPNELEFIQSVQEVIHALERVISKNSGYVNTMERLLEPERTIIFRVPWVDDRGEMHVNRGFRVQFNQTLGPCRGGLRFHPSMNLSIAKFLGFQQTLRTALSPYRLGGASGGSDFDPKGKSDNEIMHFCQSYMDELYRYMGPDKDLPSEEMGVGTREMGFLYGQYRRLAGHSQGSFTGPRLNWSGSSLRTEAMGYGLVFFAQLILADMNKELKGLRCVVSGSGKIAMHVLEKLIAYGALPITVSDSKGYLVDEDGFDFMKLSFLRDIKAQHRTLRDYSKTYARAKYYDEAKPWNERCDVAFPCASQNEIDHNDAITLVNSGCRILIEGSNMPCTPEAMDVLKGANVLIAPSIAAGTGGVVAGELELKEYNLNWAPEDFESKLQEAIKQTYQRALKTAAEFGYQKESPEALIHGAVISAFLTIASGMSEQGCV from the exons ATGTTGCTTCCAGTTGTTGGGTTAGAGATGAATTCTGCAATGGATGACATCAGCATGATTCAACAACGACATCATCTTGTGGTTCGTGAACTCGGTGGAGAAATTGATTTAGAAATTGGGCCTGGTGATGATGACCCTTCATTTTCCCACACCCCTTTAATTACAGTTCCACCACAAGAATCTTCAGCTGATGATCATGAAGAGAACAAGAACATGGCAATTGTGTCCCACCTTCAAAGTGAAGATCAAGAGCTATTGAAATCACTTCCAGCTAAAAGAAAGAAGAAAGTGGTGAAAAGATGGAGAGAGGAATGGGCTGATACGTATAAATGGGCTTATGTTGATGTGAAAGAAGGGACAACAAGGATATTTTGCTCGATTTGTAGGGAGTATGGTAGGAAACATAGAAGAAATCCTTACGGAAATGAAGGAAGTAGAAATATGCAAATGAGTGCTTTAGAAGAACATAACAACAGTTTGCTTCATAAAGAGGCTCTTCGTCTGCAAATGGCTTCTAAAGATAAGATCATTGCTGATAAGCCCATATATGTAAAAG CTCTCATGTCAAAATCAGCTGGATCGATTGTTGAAGCTGCACTAAAAAGAGATCCAAATGAGCTTGAGTTCATACAGTCTGTGCAAGAAGTTATTCATGCTCTTGAAAGAGTTATTTCAAAAAACTCCGG TTATGTGAACACAATGGAGCGATTATTAGAGCCTGAACGCACGATTATCTTCCGAGTTCCATGGGTTGATGATAGAGGTGAAATGCATGTTAATCGAGGTTTTAGGGTTCAATTTAATCAGACATTGGGTCCATGTAGGGGAGGCCTTCGTTTCCACCCTTCTATGAACTTAAGTATTGCCAAGTTTCTCGGTTTTCAACAg ACATTAAGAACTGCATTATCTCCTTATCGACTTGGAGGAGCATCAGGGGGAAGTGATTTTGATCCAAAAGGGAAAAGTGACAATGAG ATTATGCATTTCTGCCAGAGCTATATGGATGAGCTCTATCGTTACATGGGTCCCGATAAG GATCTTCCTTCAGAGGAGATGGGTGTTGGTACCCGTGAAATGGGCTTTCTTTATGGTCAATATAGACGCCTAGCTGGACATTCTCAG GGAAGTTTCACGGGCCCACGTCTTAATTGGTCAGGCTCTAGCTTGCGTACTGAAGCTATGGGTTATGGACTC GTTTTTTTTGCACAACTTATACTAGCAGACATGAATAAAGAACTCAAAGGACTAAG ATGTGTGGTTAGTGGGTCCGGAAAGATAGCAATGCATGTATTGGAGAAGCTCATTGCATATGGTGCTCTTCCTATAACTGTGTCAG ATTCCAAAGGTTATTTAGTGGATGAAGATGGATTTGATTTCATGAAACTATCTTTCCTTAGAGACATCAAAGCACAACATAGAACTTTAAG AGATTATTCAAAAACTTATGCACGTGCTAAGTATTATGATGAAGCAAAACCTTGGAATGAAAGATGTGATGTTGCTTTTCCATGTGCTTCACAAAATGAAATTGACCATAATGATGCCATTACTTTGGTCAACTCTGGTTGTCGTATACTTATTGAAg GTTCCAACATGCCATGTACACCTGAAGCCATGGATGTGTTGAAAGGGGCCAATGTTTTGATTGCTCCTTCCATAGCTGCTGGAACAGGAGGG GTTGTTGCTGGTGAGCTTGAGCTAAAAGAATATAATTTGAACTGGGCACCCGAGGACTTTGAGTCTAAACTACAG GAAGCAATTAAACAGACGTACCAACGAGCTCTAAAAACAGCAGCCGAATTTGGTTATCAGAAAGAAAGTCCCGA GGCATTGATACATGGTGCAGTGATATCTGCATTTTTGACAATTGCGAGTGGGATGTCAGAGCAAGGGTGTGTGTAG